Proteins from a genomic interval of Rubinisphaera italica:
- a CDS encoding homocysteine S-methyltransferase family protein, translating into MPHSLQDLLQKTNRTLILDGPLGTELTRRGFNVDRTGWSARALIENPELILQIHQDYVAAGANLLTANTFRTHAVNLKEWNPSQNARELTSFAVDLARQAAGDSILVCGSVAPLGDSYHPQTNYREDWLIEQHERMLQNLISAGIDALLVETQTTFQELKVLLHLSGKYSIQTMLSVVSFDGLHLLDGTPLSDVAELVSNSQIVALGCNCVPIEIVDNVLNSLNNNLLPKIVYANSGVLKPDGTWVQSLGGNVETHTAIAKNWIRQGVRILGGCCGTSVPLIAKFAEEFGSNLE; encoded by the coding sequence ATGCCTCATTCATTGCAGGATCTTTTGCAAAAAACGAATCGCACCCTCATTCTGGATGGACCGCTTGGGACGGAATTGACCAGACGTGGCTTTAATGTTGATCGAACAGGCTGGTCGGCTCGGGCATTGATAGAAAATCCTGAATTGATCCTGCAGATCCATCAAGATTATGTCGCAGCGGGCGCAAATCTGCTGACCGCTAACACTTTCCGCACCCATGCCGTGAATTTGAAGGAGTGGAATCCCTCACAAAATGCTCGTGAGTTAACCTCTTTCGCTGTTGATCTGGCTCGACAGGCAGCAGGGGATTCTATTCTGGTTTGTGGATCGGTAGCACCTCTTGGAGATAGTTATCACCCCCAGACCAACTATCGTGAAGACTGGCTCATTGAACAACATGAAAGAATGCTGCAAAATCTCATCTCTGCCGGGATTGATGCCCTCCTGGTTGAAACTCAGACAACTTTTCAGGAGCTGAAGGTTCTCCTGCATCTATCAGGGAAATATTCCATTCAGACAATGCTCAGTGTGGTGAGTTTCGATGGTTTGCATTTACTGGATGGAACGCCGCTCTCGGATGTCGCAGAATTGGTTTCCAATTCTCAAATCGTGGCGTTGGGTTGCAATTGTGTGCCCATTGAAATCGTGGACAATGTGCTTAATTCCTTAAATAACAATCTTTTACCAAAAATTGTGTATGCCAATTCAGGTGTTCTGAAACCTGATGGGACCTGGGTTCAATCACTTGGAGGCAATGTTGAAACGCATACCGCAATTGCAAAGAACTGGATTCGGCAGGGAGTTCGCATATTGGGTGGCTGTTGCGGGACGTCTGTGCCTTTAATTGCAAAATTTGCAGAGGAGTTTGGTTCGAATCTGGAGTGA